The following are encoded together in the Actinoplanes sp. N902-109 genome:
- a CDS encoding glycosyltransferase family 4 protein: MKVALLGPIAWRTPPVHYGPWELITSLLAEGLTARGVDVTLFATLDSVTKATLDGVAVHGYEEDPDLDGRVWEALHVAYALHRSGDFDLVHNHLDWLPLAFSAHCRAPLLTTIHGFSGRSILPAYRRARSAFVSISDADRSHDLDYVGTVYHGVDLDQLPFTADGGEDLVCFGRIHPDKGTDTAIEIARRSGRRLTLCGIVQDEAFFHERVEPHIDGDRVRYLGSVGPQDRARVLGAAAALLHPIRFAEPFGLSVVESMICGTPVVAYRKGSMPEVVDEGLTGRLVDDAGQAVAAVERIGTLDRAACRARARSRFGADRMVDDYLAIYRELLS; this comes from the coding sequence ATGAAGGTGGCGCTGCTGGGACCGATCGCGTGGCGCACCCCGCCGGTCCACTACGGCCCGTGGGAGCTGATCACCAGTTTGCTGGCCGAGGGGCTGACCGCCCGCGGCGTGGACGTGACCCTGTTCGCCACGCTGGACTCGGTCACCAAGGCCACGCTGGACGGCGTCGCGGTGCACGGCTACGAGGAGGACCCGGATCTCGACGGGCGGGTCTGGGAGGCCCTGCACGTGGCCTACGCACTGCACCGCTCCGGCGACTTCGACCTGGTGCACAACCATCTCGACTGGCTGCCGCTGGCGTTCTCGGCGCACTGCCGGGCGCCCCTGCTGACCACCATCCACGGCTTCTCCGGACGCAGCATCCTGCCGGCCTACCGCCGGGCGCGCTCGGCGTTCGTGTCCATCTCCGACGCCGACCGCAGCCACGACCTGGATTACGTCGGCACGGTCTACCACGGGGTGGACCTGGACCAGCTGCCGTTCACCGCGGACGGTGGCGAGGACCTGGTCTGCTTCGGGCGCATCCACCCCGACAAGGGCACCGACACCGCGATCGAGATCGCCCGGCGCAGCGGCCGGCGGCTGACGCTGTGCGGCATCGTGCAGGACGAGGCGTTCTTCCACGAGCGGGTCGAACCGCACATCGACGGTGACCGGGTGCGCTACCTGGGTTCGGTGGGGCCGCAGGACCGGGCCCGGGTGCTCGGTGCCGCCGCCGCGCTGCTGCACCCGATCCGCTTCGCCGAGCCGTTCGGGCTGTCGGTGGTGGAGTCGATGATCTGCGGGACGCCCGTGGTGGCGTACCGGAAAGGCTCGATGCCAGAGGTGGTCGACGAGGGTCTCACCGGACGGCTGGTCGACGACGCCGGCCAGGCGGTGGCCGCCGTGGAGCGGATCGGCACGCTGGACCGGGCGGCCTGCCGGGCCCGCGCCCGCAGCCGTTTCGGAGCCGACCGCATGGTCGACGACTACCTCGCGATCTACCGCGAATTGCTCAGTTGA